One genomic region from Colletotrichum lupini chromosome 7, complete sequence encodes:
- a CDS encoding mismatch-specific thymine-DNA glycosylate: MESPFFDAEPQPKAASFKGRLQMQDFMFTPTGEPPSISNASAITANNVSTSPSNSPRRPLRRSPRKQTPLGPVPSPNRVTKQTAGGRTKSPALESASTSISLKVEEAEQDLQDISNEPSPKPEPTAKPKPKPKRKRKAAGGYAPPSTYAYLPHLTDILAPDLLVLFVGLNPGLRTAAIGHVYAHPSNLFWKLLFSSGITPRLCAPTEDRDLPALYGLGNTNIVARPSRNGAELSKAEMDEGVGALEEKVRGCRPEVVCIVGKSIWESIWRVRHGRGIKKEEFRYGWQDENENMGVVVKGEQDEGIEGDGVEAFEAWVGAKVFVATSTSGLAASLRPAEKERIWRELGVWCERRRAEREAKADA; the protein is encoded by the coding sequence ATGGAGTCGCCCTTTTTTGATGCGGAGCCTCAACCCAAGGCCGCGAGCTTCAAGGGCCGACTTCAGATGCAAGACTTCATGTTCACCCCGACCGGCGAACCGCCCAGCATCAGTAACGCCAGTGCTATTACTGCCAACAACGTTTCTACATCTCCCAGCAATTCCCCGCGGCGGCCCCTCCGTCGTAGTCCACGAAAGCAGACTCCACTCGGCCCCGTCCCGTCCCCGAACCGAGTCACCAAGCAGACGGCCGGCGGCCGCACCAAATCGCCAGCCCTCGAGTCCGCTTCAACATCCATCTCTCTCAAAGTCGAAGAAGCTGAACAAGACTTACAAGACATCTCCAACGAACCAAGCCCAAAGCCAGAGCCAACCGCAAAACCAAAACCAAAACCAAAACGCAAACGCAAGGCCGCCGGAGGCTACGCGCCACCCTCAACATACGCCTACCTCCCCCACCTAACCGACATTCTCGCACCAGACCTCCTCGTCCTCTTCGTCGGCCTCAATCCGGGCCTCCGCACCGCGGCCATCGGCCACGTCTACGCCCACCCCTCCAACCTCTTTTGGAAACTCCTCTTCTCCTCGGGCATCACCCCGCGCCTCTGCGCCCCGACAGAGGACCGCGACCTGCCGGCGCTGTACGGGCTGGGCAACACCAACATTGTTGCCCGCCCGAGCCGCAACGGCGCCGAGCTCTCCAAGGCGGAGATGGACGAGGGCGTCGGAGCCCTCGAGGAGAAGGTTCGGGGCTGCAGGCCCGAGGTTGTCTGTATCGTGGGCAAGTCGATCTGGGAGAGCATCTGGCGGGTGAGGCACGGGAGGGGTATCAAGAAGGAGGAGTTTCGGTACGGATGGCAGGACGAGAACGAGAACATGGGTGTCGTTGTGAAGGGGGAGCAGGATGAGGGAATCGAAGGAGATGGTGTAGAGGCATTTGAAGCGTGGGTTGGCGCCAAGGTCTTTGTTGCTACCAGCACGAGTGGTCTTGCTGCATCGCTCCGCCCGGCTGAGAAGGAGAGGATTTGGAGAGAGTTGGGTGTCTGGTGTGAGCGAAGACGGGCTGAAAGAGAGGCCAAAGCCGATGCTTGA
- a CDS encoding LMBR1 domain containing 1, which produces MANAGLLQTSLIWVAYAAAVVFCLLAAIITTFTWQTPRERSAIVSIVAIVSLTALLATVLLLPVDIALISSTTHASLGVKKDWATEARVHDILQTLRIVYYSLYSFDALLCLLIIPFAYFWHEEYDEIEVEEGRSFGSRLISALKYTLVFVVLVLILFLVGFFVPAAGDHNGAHWDLDYFKRILVQNNGQKALAFALGLLVTLGILLYVIYTAAGLALLPMSFIKSAPSISAPQLTESTATALEQNRERQRQLEMRNAGRPEGMSSKDRRELEALVREERTLTRRERLAAEASGEGRSTIYRFWLKVCAVFRPIKLLGGILLLLLSVLIWVSMLITGIDKAKNSFCKGKCGYILGHINIFQPINWIFIQSAKAFPIDYVLMALLVLFFFSSSITGIATIGIRFLWVRIFQIRKGRTAPQALLIATVMLALIILAINYTIANMVAPQYSMYGTQTYCTAPHHAGETPDCKDRPDYLVQCSEALDPEALRVCTPSIMAEFLNRIAITWPFFGLVDFWAQFVFLGIFLIIFVTGLFRAPKLNVSEVDEDAEEDEEEGLLASTGRRFGATWQDITGRTKKTSYGTQEGNNGAGSSEA; this is translated from the coding sequence ATGGCCAACGCAGGCCTGCTCCAGACCAGTCTCATCTGGGTGGCCTACGCCGCCGCAGTCGTCTTCTGCCTCCTGGCTGCCATCATTACCACCTTCACCTGGCAGACACCCCGGGAGAGATCCGCTATAGTCAGCATCGTCGCTATTGTCAGTCTGACTGCCCTCCTGGCAACCGTTCTTCTGCTGCCTGTCGACATCGCTCTCATCTCGTCCACAACACACGCATCGCTTGGCGTGAAGAAGGACTGGGCTACCGAGGCGCGAGTTCACGACATCCTTCAGACACTGCGCATCGTCTATTATTCCCTTTATAGCTTCGATGCTCTGCTGTGCCTCTTGATCATCCCGTTCGCCTACTTCTGGCATGAGGAATACGATGAGATCGAAGTCGAGGAAGGCCGCTCATTCGGCAGCCGCCTCATCAGCGCGCTGAAGTACACACTCGTCTTCGTTGTTTTGGTCCTGATCCTCTTCTTGGTCGGCTTCTTCGTACCGGCAGCTGGTGATCACAACGGTGCTCACTGGGACCTGGATTACTTCAAGCGCATCTTGGTCCAGAATAACGGCCAAAAGGCGCTTGCCTTTGCTCTTGGACTCCTCGTTACCCTCGGAATTCTGCTGTATGTCATCTACACAGCAGCTGGACTCGCCTTGCTTCCCATGTCCTTCATCAAGTCTGCGCCGTCAATTTCTGCGCCCCAACTTACTGAGAGCACCGCAACCGCTTTGGAACAAAACCGTGAGCGCCAGCGTCAGCTTGAAATGCGCAATGCCGGTCGTCCTGAGGGTATGTCGTCCAAGGACAGGCGTGAACTTGAGGCACTGGTTCGCGAGGAGCGCACTTTGACGCGTCGCGAGAGGCTAGCAGCCGAGGCCTCCGGAGAAGGTCGCAGCACCATTTACAGATTTTGGCTCAAGGTCTGCGCCGTCTTCCGACCCATCAAGCTTCTCGGTGGTATCCTACTGCTCTTGCTTTCCGTCCTGATCTGGGTTTCCATGTTGATCACGGGTATCGACAAGGCGAAGAACTCCTTCTGCAAGGGCAAGTGCGGATATATCCTGGGTCACATCAACATTTTCCAGCCCATCAACTGGATCTTCATTCAGTCCGCCAAGGCCTTCCCGATTGACTACGTCTTGATGGCCCTCCttgtcctcttcttcttcagcaGTTCAATCACGGGCATCGCCACGATCGGCATCCGATTCTTGTGGGTTCGCATCTTTCAGATTCGCAAGGGACGTACTGCGCCGCAAGCCCTCCTCATTGCGACAGTCATGCTAGCCCTTATTATCCTTGCCATCAACTACACTATCGCGAACATGGTTGCTCCCCAGTACTCCATGTACGGCACTCAGACATACTGCACAGCTCCTCACCACGCTGGCGAGACCCCCGATTGCAAGGACAGACCGGATTATTTGGTACAGTGCTCTGAAGCGCTGGATCCCGAGGCCCTCAGGGTCTGCACGCCTTCCATCATGGCCGAGTTTCTCAACCGCATCGCAATCACGTGGCCCTTCTTTGGCCTAGTAGACTTTTGGGCCCAATTTGTCTTCCTCGGTATCTTCCTCATTATTTTCGTTACTGGACTCTTCCGCGCCCCCAAGCTCAACGTGTCCGAGGTTGACGAGGACGCCGAGGAAGACGAAGAGGAGGGATTGCTGGCAAGCACCGGTCGCAGGTTCGGAGCAACTTGGCAGGATATCACGGGACGCACGAAGAAGACTAGCTACGGTACGCAGGAAGGAAACAACGGTGCCGGATCCTCTGAGGCCTAG
- a CDS encoding cyclin-dependent kinase regulatory subunit yields the protein MDIDMSRRNKVPRALSDSERARLDEFIDSIHYSARYSDSEYEYRHVQLPKAMLKAIPKDYHDSSHGTLKLLWEEEWRALGITQSLGWEHYEVHEPEPHILLFKLVYPSIRSVVRITHTDQNRRPLNYQPPQ from the exons ATGGATATCGACATGAGCCGTCGTAACAAGGTCCCGCGGGCTTTGTCCGACTCAGAGAGGGCCCGTTTGGACGAGTTCATCGACTCCATCCACTACTCTGCACG ATACTCTGACAGCGAGTACGAGTACCGGCATGTGCAGCTGCCCAAAGCCATGCTCAAGGCCATCCCTAAAGATTACCACGACTCTTCCCACGGAACACTGAAGCTGCTCTGGGAAGAGGAATGGCGAGCGCTCGGCATCACTCAG AGTTTGGGTTGGGAACACTACGAGGTCCACGAGCCTGAGCCGCACATTCTACTCTTCAAGTTGGTATACCCCTCAATCCGATCAGTCGTGCGTATTACTCACACCGATCAAAATAGGCGCCCACTCAACTACCAGCCTCCCCAGTGA
- a CDS encoding homocitrate synthase, translating to MCPTPDVPASNGHANGTNGHANGNGAANGTNKADHPGYTAIPTKQKHSNPYQPVGDFLSNVDRYKIIESTLREGEQFANAFFDTETKIKIAKALDDFGVDYIELTSPAASEQSRKDCEAICKLGLKSKILTHVRCHMDDARLAVETGVDGVDVVIGTSSYLREHSHGKDMTYIINTAIEVIQFVKSKGLEIRFSSEDSFRSDLVDLLSVYSAVDKVGVHRVGIADTVGCASPRQVYDLVRTLRGVVSCDIETHFHNDTGCAIANAYCALEAGATHIDTSVIGIGERNGITPLGGLMARMIVAAPDYTKSKYKLHKLKELEDLVAEAVEINIPFNNYITGFCAFTHKAGIHAKAILNNPSTYEIINPADFGMSRYVHFASRLTGWNAIKSRVEQLGLTMTDAQVKVVTQKIKALADVRPIAIDDADSIIRTFHLNITEGEEKPLLPNLTAEEQAKFEKAERELAGEPEKRALDEAAAEPAAKKIKA from the exons ATGTGCCCTACTCCTGATGTCCCGGCCTCCAACGGCCACGCAAATGGCACCAATGGCCATGCGAACGGCAATGGTGCTGCCAACGGCACCAACAAGGCTG ACCACCCCGGCTACACTGCCATTCCT ACCAAGCAGAAGCACAGCAACCCGTACCAGCCGGTCGGCGACTTCCTCAGCAACGTTGACCGATACAAGATTA TCGAGTCCACCCTGAGAGAGGGCGAGCAGTTCGCCAACGCCTTCTTCGACACCGAGACCAAGATCAAGATTGCCAAGGCCCTCGACGACTTTGGTGTCGACTACATTGAGCTTACCTCGCCCGCTGCCTCTGAGCAGTCCCGCAAGGATTGCGAGGCCATCTGCAAGCTCGGCCTCAAGTCCAAGATCCTGACTCACGTCCGCTGCCAC ATGGACGATGCTCGCCTCGCCGTCGAGACCGGTGTTGACGGTGTCGATGTCGTCATTGGCACCTCTTCATACCTTCGCGAGCACTCCCACGGCAAGGACATGACCTACATCATCAACACCGCCATCGAGGTTATTCAGTTCGTCAAGTCCAAGGGCCTCGAGATCCGTTTCTCTTCCGAGGACTCCTTCCGTTCCGACCTCGTCGACCTTCTTTCCGTCTACAGCGCCGTCGACAAGGTTGGCGTTCACAGAGTTGGTATTGCCGACACCGTTGGCTGCGCCAGCCCCAGACAAGTCTACGACCTTGTCCGCACCCTGAGAGGTGTTGTCAGCTGCGACATCGAGACTCAC TTCCACAACGACACGGGATGCGCCATTGCCAACGCCTACTGCGCGCTCGAGGCCGGTGCCACCCACA TCGACACCTCCGTCATCGGTATCGGTGAGCGCAACGGTATCACCCCTCTCGGTGGTCTGATGGCTCGCATGATTGTCGCCGCCCCCGACTACACCAAGTCCAAGTACAAGCTGCACAAGCTCAAGGAGCTTGAGGATCTCGTTGCCGAGGCCGTCGAGATTAACATTCCCTTCAACAACTACATCACCGGTTTCTGTGCCTTCACCCACAAGGCCGGTATCCACGCCAAGGCCATCCTTAACAACCCTAGCACATACG AAATCATCAACCCCGCCGATTTCGGTATGAGCAGATACGTCCACTTCGCATCAAGATTGACTGGCTGGAACGCCATCAAGTCGCGTGTGGAGCAGCTTGGTCTCACCATGACCGATGCTCAGGTCAAGGTTGTCACTCAGAAGATCAAGGCCCTGGCGGACGTCAGGCCGATTGCTATTGACGATGCCGATTCCATCATCCGTACTTTCCACTTGAACATTACGGAAGGTGAGGAGAAGCCGCTGTTGCCCAACTTGACCGCTGAGGAGCAGGCCAAGTTCGAGAAGGCGGAGAGAGAGCTTGCTGGCGAGCCTGAGAAGCGTGCTTTGGATGAGGCTGCCGCGGAGCCCGCGGCTAAGAAGATTAAGGCGTAA
- a CDS encoding endoplasmic oxidoreductin-1, giving the protein MIVRYAAVYFLLLFLSRAYVTAAVSEYRISLSNSSYQISPKAIVSDACASYSTLDKLNTKVKPLVDDLTRSTDFFSHYRLNLFHKKCPFWNDENGMCGNIACAVETLDNEEDIPEVWRASELGKLEGPLAKHPPRKVQHERPERPLQGKLGLEVGESCVVEYDDECDERDYCVPEDESASSKGDYVSLLRNPERFTGYAGMGAAQVWDAIYRENCFQKSSFPHSASLGQSQIPHKGPAAQDFRQVLEAVGRQQALDQMRETQPNAPFAAQTGLEAGDECLEKRVFYRVISGMHASISTHLCWDFLNQTTGEWQPNVACYRGRLHTHPERISNLYFNYALVTRAVAKLGPYLQGRDYTFCSGDIDQDAATRSKVLEVTEGAASVPQIFDESLMFKNGEGPSLKEDFRNRFRNVSRVMDCVGCDKCRLWGKLQTNGYGTALKVLFEFDNASEDIPVLKRTELVALFNTYARISSSLAAINKFRAMVDSEEALAAAAAAKASSPIPDRAKKPHNVVTSPDAEPKKVDPEDEYGEDEPLEEDTLADMFDEEFGRIYKALKFVVRRWVQAPKTIFNVVIFEILRFYQYFVGLPLTPRTWHFERPDVDEL; this is encoded by the exons ATGATTGTGCGGTATGCCGCCGTTTATTTTCtccttctcttcctctcGAGGGCCTACGTCACCGCCGCAGTGTCTGAGTACCGAATTTCTCTCTCTAACTCGTCGTACCAGATCTCCCCAAAGGCCATTGTTTCCGACGCATGCGCCTCGTACTCTACCCTCGATAAATTAAACACCAAGGTCAAACCCCTAGTCGACGACCTGACGAGATCGACCGACTTCTTCTCACACTACCGACTGAACCTTTTCCACAAGAAGTGCCCTTTCTGGAACGATGAAAATGGCATGTGCGGCAACATTGCCTGCGCCGTAGAGACGCTCGACAATGAGGAGGATATTCCCGAAGTCTGGAGGGCGAGTGAGCTCGGAAAGCTGGAAGGACCGCTGGCGAAACACCCTCCTCGAAAAGTGCAACACGAGCGCCCCGAGCGGCCGCTACAAGGAAAACTAGGCCTGGAGGTCGGCGAGAGCTGTGTGGTGGAATACGACGACGAGTGCGACGAGCGAGACTACTGCGTCCCCGAAGACGAGAGCGCGAGCTCCAAGGGCGACTACGTAAGCCTCCTCCGCAACCCCGAACGATTCACTGGATACGCTGGCATGGGCGCCGCTCAAGTCTGGGACGCCATCTACCGCGAGAACTGCTTCCAGAAGAGTTCTTTCCCGCACTCGGCATCCCTAGGACAGTCGCAGATCCCCCACAAGGGCCCCGCGGCACAGGATTTCCGTCAGGTTCTCGAGGCAGTCGGGCGCCAGCAGGCCCTGGACCAGATGCGCGAGACGCAGCCTAATGCTCCGTTTGCAGCCCAGACTGGCCTAGAGGCCGGTGACGAGTGCTTGGAGAAGCGTGTCTTCTATCGTGTCATCTCTGGCATGCACGCGAGTATCAGCACCCACCTCTGCTGGGATTTCCTCAACCAGACCACCGGTGAATGGCAGCCCAACGTGGCATGCTACCGCGGCCGCCTGCACACCCATCCCGAGCGAATTAGCAACCTCTACTTCAACTACGCCCTCGTCACCCGCGCTGTCGCCAAGCTCGGTCCCTACCTCCAGGGTCGCGACTACACCTTCTGCTCGGGCGATATCGACCAGGATGCCGCGACGCGGTCCAAGGTCCTCGAGGTCACCGAAGGAGCGGCGAGCGTGCCTCAGATCTTTGACGAGAGCCTCATGTTTAAGAACGGTGAGGGTCCGTCGCTAAAGGAGGACTTCCGCAACCGCTTCCGTAATGTCAGTCGCGTCATGGACTGCGTTGGCTGCGATAAGTGCCGTCTCTGGGGCAAGCTGCAGACCAATGGCTACGGAACCGCGCTCAAGGTTCTGTTCGAGTTCGACAATGCCAGCGAGGATATTCCCGTCCTGAAGCGCACCGAGCTGGTGGCGTTGTTCAACACGTATGCCCGGATCAGCAGCTCCCTCGCGGCCATTAACAAATTCCGCGCGATGGTTGACTCCGAGGAGGCCCTCGCCGCTGCTGCGGCAGCCAAGGCGTCCAGCCCGATCCCCGACCGGGCCAAGAAGCCGCACAACGTGGTGACCTCACCGGACGCGGAGCCTAAGAAGGTCGATCCCGAGGACGAGTACGGCGAGGACGAGCCTCTCGAGGAAGACACCCTGGCGGACATGTTTGACGAAGAGTTTGGCCGCATTTACAAGGCCTTGAAGTTTGTTGTCCGCCGATGGGTTCAGGCTCCCAAGACTAT CTTCAATGTTGTTATTTTCGAGATACTGCGATTCTACCAGTACTTTGTCGGCCTGCCCCTCACACCTAGAACTTGGCACTTTGAGCGGCCGGACGTAGACGAATTGTAG
- a CDS encoding CPSF A subunit region, whose product MQCYTELTPPTGVQYSLSLPFISTQSNNLVVARGSLLQIFSTKTISSEVDASQTREQQASRAEEPYDRRLNDDDGLESSFLGGDGMLVRADRSNNTKLVLVAEFPIFGIVTGLARIKLQHSKSGGEALLIATRVARLSLVQWDPEKHALEDISIHYYEKEELEGSPFDGPLNNYRTYLAADPGSRCAALRFGPRYIAFLPFKQVDEDIDMDDWDEDVNGPRPAKEPSAAAATNGTSNIADVPYSTSYVLPLPQLDPSLLHPVHLAFLHEYREPTFGIISSTQRRSHTLPRKDHFSYKVFTLDLQQRASTAILSVNNLPQDLFKVIALPGPVGGALLVGTNELIHIDQSGKPNGVAVNAFTKETTNFPLADQSDLDLRLENCYIELMSAENGELLMVLSDGRLAIITFKIDGRTVSGVSVKLVPAEVGGNVVQCSVSSISKLSKNVFFLAPIKDMVSGKQAFVPDSEEEKNSIGVVSDLQLACAVGKGNAGAVAIMNQNIQPKVIGKFEFPEARGFWTMCVQKPIPKSLQGDKGANAAVGSEFDASSIYDKFMIVSKVDLDGYETSDVYALTGAGFEALSGTEFDPAAGFTVEAGTMGKHLRIIQILKSEVRCYDGDLGLSQILPMLDEDTGAEPRVISASIVDPYLLLIRDDSSIMVAQIDSNYTHDLFGQKTKNEATTEDRNIFMFLLSAAGALYIYALPDLSKPVYVAAGLTYVPPFLSADYAVRRGTVQETLTEILMADLGDATATSPHLIDESVGLAKTLHFRKVNNPSLAKSPVEVADDDANEQPRFVPLRACSDINGYSTVFLPGASPSFIIKSAKSSPKVVGLQGIGVRGMSSFHTEGCERGFIYADSEGQTRVTQLPTDANFAELGVSVRKIPVGDAVGLIAYHPPMETYAVACSVSEAFELPKDDDYHKEWAKETTIIYPRTERGIIKLMSPTTWSVIDTVELEQHEVAMCMKTLHLEVSEETKERRMLITIGTAINRGEDLPIRGRILVYDVVPVVPQPGRPETNKKLKLVAKEEIPRGAVTAICEVGSQGLMLVAQGQKCMVRGLKEDGTLLPVAFMDMNCYVTAVREVRGTGYCLMTDAFKGVWFVGYAEEPYKMMLFGKSAGKFEVSTADFVVAGDELHIVVCDKDGVVHVMQFDPEHPKSLQGHLLLNRASFSAAPNHPTATLSLPRTSASPSPANASKNPPTTLLLASSTGALASLNPLGEQAYRRLTSLANSIAGAVPQAAATNPKAHRLQPLDARTPGVDTSAGRSIVDGALLARWNELGAGRRFEVAGKGGYGDVLEVRGELEGVLGWSGMAYF is encoded by the exons ATGCAGTGCTATACAGAGCTCACGCCACCCACTGGTGTGCAGTACAGTCTCAGCTTGCCCTTCATCTCGACGCAAAGCAACAATCTGGTCGTCGCAAGGGGCTCTTTACTACAGATCTTCTCGACAAAGACCATTTCTTCCGAAGTCGACGCATCACAGACCCGAGAGCAGCAGGCTTCCAGAGCCGAAGAGCCTTACGACCGCCGATTGAACGACGATGACGGCCTCGAGTCCTCCTTCCTGGGCGGCGACGGCATGCTGGTTCGCGCCGACCGATCAAACAACACCAAGCTCGTGCTTGTCGCCGAATTCCCAATATTTGGCATTGTGACGGGACTGGCAAGAATAAAATTGCAACACTCCAAGTCGGGGGGTGAAGCTCTCTTGATTGCTACAAGAGTTGCCAGGCTGAGCTTGGTCCAGTGGGATCCCGAGAAACACGCACTCGAGGATATCTCCATTCACTACTACGAGAAAGAAGAACTAGAGGGCTCGCCATTCGATGGTCCATTGAACAATTACCGCACATATCTTGCTGCCGATCCAGGTTCGCGATGCGCCGCCCTCAGGTTTGGCCCCAGATACATCGCCTTTCTACCCTTCAAGCAAGTCGATGAGGACATAGATATGGATGACTGGGATGAAGATGTGAATGGACCTCGGCCGGCAAAAGAGCCGTCAGCTGCAGCGGCCACAAATGGAACTAGCAACATAGCAGATGTACCATACTCAACATCATACGTCCTCCCTCTACCGCAGCTTGATCCCAGTCTCCTTCATCCTGTGCACCTCGCCTTCTTGCATGAGTACAGAGAGCCCACCTTTGGCATCATATCCTCGACACAGCGCCGCTCCCACACCTTACCTCGCAAGGACCACTTCTCTTACAAGGTCTTCACGCTCGACTTGCAGCAGAGGGCCTCGACCGCGATTCTCTCCGTCAACAACCTACCCCAGGATCTCTTCAAAGTCATCGCCCTGCCAGGTCCCGTCGGTGGCGCTCTACTCGTCGGCACAAACGAGTTGATCCATATAGATCAGTCTGGAAAGCCGAACGGTGTGGCCGTCAATGCCTTCACCAAGGAAACCACAAACTTTCCTCTTGCAGACCAGTCTGATCTGGATTTGCGGCTCGAGAATTGCTACATTGAACTCATGTCTGCAGAGAATGGGGAGTTGCTCATGGTCCTGAGCGACGGGCGGCTGGCCATCATCACTTTCAAGATCGATGGACGCACAGTCTCAGGAGTCAGCGTCAAGCTCGTCCCAGCCGAAGTTGGCGGCAATGTTGTTCAATGCAGTGTTTCCTCCATCTCGAAGCTCAGCAAGAATGTTTTCTTCCTAG CGCCTATCAAGGATATGGTGTCAGGCAAGCAAGCGTTCGTCCCAGATAgtgaggaggagaagaactCAATCGGTGTCGTATCTGACCTGCAGCTCGCCTGTGCGGTGGGTAAGGGCAACGCTGGCGCTGTTGCTATCATGAATCAAAACATCCAGCCGAAGGTCATCGGCAAATTCGAGTTTCCAGAGGCTAGAGGATTCTGGACCATGTGCGTCCAGAAACCCATTCCGAAATCCTTGCAAGGCGATAAGGGGGCCAATGCCGCAGTTGGCAGCGAGTTTGACGCTTCATCTATATACGACAAGTTCATGATTGTTTCTAAAGTCGATCTAGATGGATACGAGACGTCAGATGTTTATGCTCTTACTGGTGCAGGCTTTGAGGCGTTGTCAGGGACCGAATTTGATCCCGCGGCTGGCTTCACCGTGGAGGCGGGTACTATGGGAAAACATCTGAGGATCATTCAGATTCTCAAATCGGAAGTACGGTGCTACGATGGAG ATCTCGGGTTGAGTCAAATCCTTCCGATGCTCGATGAGGATACCGGTGCTGAGCCACGGGTGATCAGCGCCAGCATCGTCGACCCTTACCTTCTTCTCATCCGGGACGACTCGAGCATTATGGTGGCTCAGATAGACAGCAATT ACACCCACGACCTCTTTGGCCAAAAGACAAAAAATGAGGCCACGACAGAAGACCGCAACATTTTCATGTTCTTGCTGAGCGCGGCAGGGGCTCTCTAT ATATACGCTCTCCCTGACCTTTCCAAGCCAGTCTACGTTGCTGCTGGCTTGACCTACGTCCCCCCATTCCTCTCTGCAGACTATGCCGTCCGAAGAGGCACCGTACAAGAGACGCTGACTGAAATCTTGATGGCCGACCTCGGGGACGCTACCGCAACTTCACCACACCTCATC GACGAATCCGTTGGTCTGGCCAAAACCCTTCATTTCCGCAAAGTCAACAATCCTTCTCTTGCTAAGAGTCCTGTCGAAGTTGCCGATGACGATGCCAACGAGCAACCGCGGTTTGTTCCACTTCGGGCCTGCAGTGACATCAACGGTTACAGCACCGTCTTCTTGCCTGGCGCCTCGCCGTCCTTCATCATCAAATCCGCCAAGAGCAGTCCGAAGGTTGTCGGCTTGCAGGGTATTGGTGTGCGCGGCATGAGCTCATTCCATACAGAAGGCTGCGAGCGTGGCTTCATTTACGCTGATTCCGAGGGCCAAACGCGAGTCACACAGCTTCCCACGGACGCGAACTTTGCCGAACTGGGCGTTTCTGTGCGCAAAATTCCCGTGGGAGATGCGGTTGGCCTGATTGCCTATCATCCACCAATGGAAACCTACGCCGTTGCGTGCAGTGTCTCTGAGGCCTTTGAGCTGCCGAAGGATGACGACTACCACAAGGAGTGGGCTAAGGAAACCACAattatatacccccggaCCGAACGCGGCATCATCAAGCTCATGAGTCCTACCACCTGGTCCGTCATCGACACGGTAGAGCTTGAGCAGCACGAGGTAGCGATGTGCATGAAGACGCTTCACTTAGAAGTCTCCGAAGAGACCAAGGAGCGCCGTATGCTCATCACCATCGGGACCGCTATTAACCGCGGCGAGGACCTGCCCATCCGCGGCCGTATCCTCGTCTACGATGTCGTTCCCGTCGTCCCGCAACCTGGCCGCCCGGAGACGAACAAGAAGCTCAAGCTCGTTGCTAAGGAGGAGATTCCCCGCGGTGCCGTCACCGCCATCTGCGAGGTGGGCTCCCAAGGACTCATGCTCGTTGCCCAGGGACAGAAGTGCATGGTGCGCGGTCTTAAGGAGGACGGCACGCTATTGCCTGTCGCCTTCATGGACATGAATTGCTACGTGACGGCGGTCCGCGAGGTCCGCGGCACGGGTTACTGTCTCATGACGGACGCTTTCAAGGGTGTCTGGTTCGTTGGGTACGCCGAGGAGCCGTACAAGATGATGCTCTTTGGCAAGAGCGCGGGCAAGTTCGAGGTGTCGACGGCCGACTTTGTTGTTGCCGGCGATGAGCTGCATATTGTTGTCTGCGACAAGGATGGCGTGGTCCACGTGATGCAATTCGATCCAGAGC atcCTAAATCACTCCAGGGTCATCTCCTCTTGAACCGTGCTTCCTTCTCTGCGGCACCAAACCACCCAACAGCAACCCTCTCCCTCCCCCGAACCTCAGCATCCCCGTCACCCGCCAATGCCTCCAAGAACCCGCCCACGACCCTCCTCCTGGCCTCCTCGACAGGCGCCCTCGCCTCCCTCAATCCCCTCGGGGAGCAAGCCTACCGCCGCCTGACGTCCCTCGCCAACAGCATCGCCGGCGCCGTGCCCCAGGCCGCGGCGACGAACCCCAAAGCCCATCGCCTACAGCCCCTCGACGCGCGCACCCCCGGCGTCGACACCAGCGCGGGCCGCAGCATCGTCGACGGCGCGCTCCTCGCCCGCTGGAACGAGCTCGGCGCCGGGCGCCGGTTCGAAGTCGCCGGCAAGGGCGGCTACGGCGACGTCCTCGAGGTCAGGGGCGAGTTGGAAGGTGTCTTGGGATGGAGCGGCATGGCCTACTTTTAA